TTACCGAAATACAGAACTGGATTTTACCTTGTTTTTAATGTCTTTTGCAGTATCAGTTACGTAGATTGCCGAGTTTGGATCGCTAGCAGACATTTTTCCATTCTCTCCCTGCATAAAAAAAAGGTGAGCAATGTCTCTATCAATCTCAGTAACAACTCTAGAAGGCTAAAAAAGAAAGTACACTTGCCTGCAGAGCAGGGAAAAATGATGACTCAATCAGAGCAGGCTTGCTATAGCCTAACCGTGGTGCAACATCACGTGTCATCCTAAAATAAGGATCCTGAATATAACAACAAAAATCAAAGATTGGTTATAAACACAAAAACATCATAACACAATAATTCAAGATAAGGGAACTATTTTTATAAAAAAAAATTGGTGTTCTGCACTTTATATTTAAAACAACAATGACACATCTATTGCACAAATGTTTTTTTTTAATTCAGATTATAATTTAACATTCATTCGAAAAAAGAATACAAGAGAACCATTGTGAAAACAGCACACCTGATCAATTGCACAAGGAATCAAGCAACGGAGCTTGTCTTTGCCAGGGAACAAGTGTGGGAATGAGCTGGGAAACGATGGAACTGCCTGCAAATGCATGGAAAAACATTTTATCGAAATTTATAAATAGAACAGTCTATACTACACACCTCACAGGCCAATAGGAACAAAAATACACACCTGGACAGGAGGGAAACTGAGTTTCCCAATATGATCTTCACCAGAAAAGCCAAAGATTCCCATAGCCTAGCAAAGAAATAGATATATAAATGAGAACATAAAAGCATACTAGCCACGTTGTTGCAACTCAAGGAGGTAGAGAGCTTAAAGTAACCTTATTAAGTGTAACGCACTTTGCAACCTTCACCATGTTCTTATAGAAAGCACTACACACCAGAAAAAAAAAAAAAACTGTAACATCAAAAACAAAAAGGTGACTTTCTTCTTTACTTTACCCGCCAACATAGTCAAAGTCCGAGAAAATAAACGTCTTAGTGACATCAAACCCACAAGCAATAATATCTTTCGCGTTCTCTCTAGCGAGCCTTTGACTTTCCTCAACCGATAAGTTCTTCCACATGCATTTCTCATCATCCGTGAGCTGTATAACGAGAGGAACCTTGAACGCTTCCTGCAAGTATCTACACAGAGAGTATAAAGAACAAAGCATTGGCCTTTAAAAAGACAGAAGATGCAACTTTTACTTGGTAAACATGAAAGGAATCAAATGACCCAAATGCAAAGCCTCTGAAGAAGGTCCTCTCCCCGTGTAGAGATAGAACTTGTCTCCTCTCTCGTACGCATCCAAAACCAAATCGAAATCTCTGTTAGCACACTCAGCAAAAAAGAACTTAACTTTCTTCAAACCCATCAACTCAATTGAATAAATTGAATCATCAAAACACAAGTTTTCGAACCTGTGTGCGAAGAAGACGCCGCGGCGGAGGAAGACGTGAGGTTGGCGAGAAGTGAGCCTTTCAACGCGATCAATCAGCGACTCGTCGAGTCTCTGGCATCCGAATTGGTCGATGAGCTTGTCGTAGTCGATTTTGCCGCCGTCTTTGGCGGAGACTTCCCATGGGTTCACCACTTGCTCCTCCGATGATTCGGATGCTATCTCCTCCTTCTTGTCAACCTCCATTGCGTCTGATTCAAAAGCGAGTCCTTGATTAAAGAAACGAAGCTAGAGAGAGCTATGGAGATTCCGGTGAAATGACGGCGGCGACTGGGAAGAAGAAGAAGAAGAAGAAGAAAATGAGGTTTAAATTATTATATGTTTATTACAGTGTGGGAGTTATAATTTTACTTTATAGTCAATTGGGCTGTTAAGTTTTTAATTTATCAATAAAGACCCTCTCCTTCAGATAACCGATCGGTTCATGAAATTTAACTCTTTTTGGTTGAATTTTATCGAGCGATCTGGGATGCTGGGCCTAAGTTGGGCCCACAATGCCTATTATTTCAACAATTTTCGGTTCTTTTTAGACGAAACAGAAAAAAAAGGAAAACGAAGAGATGCTTTTTACATATCAGAAACTCAAATTAGATTAAAGTCAAATCTAGATCCGACGGTCAATATTCCATCATCTATTCTCCTTTTTTTTTTTTATCATCTAGTCTCCTTTTAAATGATATATCTCCTGTCTAAAAAGAATCAAAAATCTGCAAAAGTTATTAAAATAATAAAATCCCCGAAGAAAAGAAAAAAAATTGAAAAATCCCTAATGCTCACTCTCTCTCTCTAGATTTGTTTCTCTCTCTAAAAAAAGAAATGGAACCTCACGAAAGTCACCAGCAGCAGCGTCTCAGCTCTCCTTACTTCCACCACCACCTGCAACACCACCACCATCCATCCACCGTTTCTTCCGGAAACGCCGTTCCACCTCCCAACAATGGTCTTTTTCCGCCGCCGCCGCAGGCTAACGATGGGTCCTCCTCTCACGCCGTGCATCCCCACTCCTCGGCGGTAACGGCGCCGTCTGAGCCGTTGAAGAGGAAAAGAGGTCGTCCGAGGAAGTACGTGACGCCGGAGCAAGCCCTGGAGGCGAAGAAAATGGCGTCCGCCGCGAGCAGCTCGTCTGCTAAGGAGAGGAGAGAGCAAGCGGCTGCGTCGTCTAGTGCCGGGCCATCGAAAAAATCTCACCTTGGCTCCGTCGGTGAGAACCCTCTTTCGTGTTTCTCCTAATCTGATGCTCATTGATTGTAAAGTTTCAATCTTTCTATTGAATTTTGATGGTTTAGTTGATAATGATTAGAAAAATGTTAGCTTTATGCTTCAATAGATGCAGTGAAACATTGGTTAGAGAGGTTCTGTAACAGTGCATCACTTTTCTTGAATTTTTGGGTTGCAGGGAAAACTGGGCAAAGCTTTACTCCGCATATCGTTAACATAGCTCCTGGTGAGGTATGTCTCACTCTATATATTTTCTGATTAGGATAATCTATAGCATTGTCTGTAAATCTACTGTCCAAGTTGTGATGCTAAAAGCTAATAGAGGAAATATACTGCCTTTTGTTTTAATTGATGTGAGTGCATAGAGGAATCTTTTAACGCTTTTGAAGTGGTTCTCTGGTGACAGGATGTGGCTCAGAAGATTGTGATGTTTGCACAGCAAAGCAAGCATGAGCTATGCGTTCTATCTGCATCTGGCACCATCTCTACTGCATCCTTGCGTCAGCCAGGAGGCAACATATCTTATGAGGTGATATTTCTTCCCAAAGGCTAGATGAATTTACTTTCTTTCTCCCTGATCTTCTCTGTTCTGTGTGCTAGAGAAGAATTAAGTCAAGTATTCTTTATTTAGACTTGCTTTTCTTTGATGTTTGTATATAGTTGTTTGACTTGCTTCAATTTCGATTATTTATTCAGGGTCATTACGAGATTATCTCACTATCCGGATCATTTATCCGATCTGAACAAGGTGGGAAAACCGGTGGACTTTGCGTTTCTTTATCTAGATCTGATGGTCAGATCATCGGCGGAGCTGTTGGGACTCACTTGACAGCTTCTGGTCCGGTTCAGGTAAAACTCCTCTTGTATCATAATTGCAACTTTCATTTTTTGGTTCATGTGTTATATTAGTAAGTTATGGCTTTAGATTGATCGCCTTGGGGTTTGTGCAAAA
This sequence is a window from Brassica oleracea var. oleracea cultivar TO1000 chromosome C1, BOL, whole genome shotgun sequence. Protein-coding genes within it:
- the LOC106334304 gene encoding tryptophan--tRNA ligase, cytoplasmic, with translation MEVDKKEEIASESSEEQVVNPWEVSAKDGGKIDYDKLIDQFGCQRLDESLIDRVERLTSRQPHVFLRRGVFFAHRDFDLVLDAYERGDKFYLYTGRGPSSEALHLGHLIPFMFTKYLQEAFKVPLVIQLTDDEKCMWKNLSVEESQRLARENAKDIIACGFDVTKTFIFSDFDYVGGAFYKNMVKVAKCVTLNKAMGIFGFSGEDHIGKLSFPPVQAVPSFPSSFPHLFPGKDKLRCLIPCAIDQDPYFRMTRDVAPRLGYSKPALIESSFFPALQGENGKMSASDPNSAIYVTDTAKDIKNKINRYAFSGGQDSIEKHREIGANLEVDIPVKYLSFFLEDDAELEHIKKEYGEGRMLTGEVKKRLTEVLTGMVERHRMARAAVTDEMVDAFMAVRPLPNMFE
- the LOC106325645 gene encoding AT-hook motif nuclear-localized protein 14 isoform X1, translated to MEPHESHQQQRLSSPYFHHHLQHHHHPSTVSSGNAVPPPNNGLFPPPPQANDGSSSHAVHPHSSAVTAPSEPLKRKRGRPRKYVTPEQALEAKKMASAASSSSAKERREQAAASSSAGPSKKSHLGSVGKTGQSFTPHIVNIAPGEDVAQKIVMFAQQSKHELCVLSASGTISTASLRQPGGNISYEGHYEIISLSGSFIRSEQGGKTGGLCVSLSRSDGQIIGGAVGTHLTASGPVQVILGTFQLDRKKDAAGSGVKGEASNSGSRLTSPSSTGPGPGPGPLLGMGFRSVMESPGRNPMRGTDEQHHHHHQHQQTGMGGSHHFMMQAPQGMQMTHPRPSEWGGGGSSGHDGRGGGGGYDLSGRLGHESFENGDDEQQMPD
- the LOC106325645 gene encoding AT-hook motif nuclear-localized protein 14 isoform X2 codes for the protein MEPHESHQQQRLSSPYFHHHLQHHHHPSTVSSGNAVPPPNNGLFPPPPQANDGSSSHAVHPHSSAVTAPSEPLKRKRGRPRKYVTPEQALEAKKMASAASSSSAKERREQAAASSSAGPSKKSHLGSVGKTGQSFTPHIVNIAPGEDVAQKIVMFAQQSKHELCVLSASGTISTASLRQPGGNISYEGHYEIISLSGSFIRSEQGGKTGGLCVSLSRSDGQIIGGAVGTHLTASGPVQVILGTFQLDRKKDAAGSGVKGEASNSGSRLTSPSSTGPGPGPGPLLGMGFRSVMESPGRNPMRGTDEQHHHHHQHQQTGMGGSHHFMMQAPQGMQMTHPRPSEWGGGGSSGHDGRGGGGGYDLSGHESFENGDDEQQMPD